ATTGCACATCCACAAAATAATTATGATATTATTAAGTTAGAAAAAGCACCTAAAATTGCAGTATACTCCCCTAAAAACAAACAACCATGGGATGATGCTGTAACCATGGTTTTAGAATATGCAGAAATACCTTATGATATAATATATGATGAAGAAATTAATAATAACTTATTACCGCTTTATGACTGGTTACATCTACATCACGAAGATTTTACGGGGCAATATGGAAAATTCTATCGTTCGTTTAAAAATGCATCATGGTATATAAATCAAAAGAGAATTTTTGAGGAAAATGCTCAAAAACAAGGTTTTAGCAAGGTGTCAAAACAAAAACTAAATATAGTTAAGAAGATACAAGAATATACTGCTGGAGGTGGTTTCCTTTTTGCTATGTGCTCTGCAACTGACACATACGACATTGCATTATCTGCTGATAAAGTTGACATATGCGAATATATGTTTGATGGGGATCCTATTGATAAAAATGCACAAGAAAAATTAAATTATAATAATAGTTTTGCTTTTGAAAATTTCAAACTAGTGACTGATCCATTAGTTTATGAATATTCAAATATCGATGTTACATCTACAAGAAATATTCAAGAAGAAAATGACTATTTTACATTATTCGAATTTTCAGCCAAATGGGATCCAATTCCAACCATGCTATGTCAAAACCATACAAATATCGTTAAAGGATTTATAGGTCAAACAACAGCATTTAATAAAGATTTAATAAAAACTAATGTTCTTATTTTAGGTGAAAACAAATCATTAAATGAAGCAAGATACATTCATGGCGAATTTGGATTAGGTACATGGACATTTTATGGCGGTCACGACCCTGAAGATTATAAACATCGTGTTGGAGATCCTAAAACAGAATTGGCATTATATCCTAATTCACCAGGCTACAGGTTAATACTTAATAATATTTTATTTCCAGCTGCTAAAAAAAAGAAACGAAAAACTTAATCAATAAAACTCCATTTGACAGATAATCTTAATACTGGCTGAGGAAGTGTATATAAAGGAACATAAAAACTATCATTATATAACAAACTACTTAAATGATCGAAAACACAGCCAATTGAAAAATTATTCTTAGATATATACAGACTTCCTGAAAAGAAAGGCATAATATTACTAATTACATTTCTTTGCTGGTAAAAAACATCTGTTAAGGGGAAAAATGAATTTGGATAATACTTAGAAAAAACAACTCCCTTTAATTTAGTTGATAAACTAATATCATTTATAAAAGATTTTTTATAAACTATTTCTTGATTAAAAAGAAGAAGTGGAACTGAAAGAATATCATTATCACTGTATTGTAAATACAATAAACTATTAAATGATAAATTCCTTAAACTAAAAGTCTTCATAAATTTAACTTTAAAATAAAGAATAGGGTCGAAGGATTGAACAGGGTGTGCTAAATTATTAAAATAAAAATAATTTACAGACCTATTAAAATATAAATCTACTGTTAGATTATATCTGTTAAAAAAAGAAAATGACCTTATTATTAACTGTTTTATATCCTTAAAACTATTCCAATCCCAAATTAAACTATTATTATAATGCTGATTAAAAAAGTTTGGTCTTTTAGATAAAAAATTAATTGAAAATAACTGAGATAAATTTGTATTACTCTTCTTATAATCTAGATTAAATGAGTAATTATTCTTACTATAACCAAGAGGGGAATAAGATATATTAAACTTTAATTTTGTTTGAATATTTTCATCAGTACCAAAGGAAAAAAAAATATCACCATTAACACTATTATCGTGTAAATTATTAGTGTTGTAATAAATGTGATTAATAGAAAAATCTAATTTTTTATAAAAAACTGAAAATTCATTATCTAAAGTATTACAAAAAGTATAAAGATTATAGTTTAAAATTAAAGGATCAAGAGGACTTAACGTATAATAAAAAGATGAGGGAGAAGTGTCAGTATAGTCTCTTTGAAATTGTGAAAAATAGAATTTATGTTGAACTAATAAATCATCCTGAAATAAATAACTTTGTAGAAGTCTAAATTCTCTTTTCCTAATGTTAACTGTTGCAAAATCTAAATAAGTATTTATTAAATCAGATGAAATATTGGGTTGATAGTTTTTAAGTCCACCATTTAATTGGTAATTAGCATTTATTGAATTAAAATAAAAAGAGTTATTATAAGGCTTCTTTTTACTGAAAAAATCAAAGTACAATGAAAGATTACTGGACTTATTTAATTGATTATTATAAAAACCCTCGGAACTTAAATTATTATAAATAAATTGAAAAATGGAAGTTTCCCCTATGGGTCTTTTTAAGTAAGACTTTAAAAAACCGCCTTCATTATATGAATTTGTATATGATAAATGACTATTATTACTAGTGTCACGAATTACAGGGATATTGTTTAAAAAATCTATTTTTCTAACTTTTTGAGAATTGTGAAATAAAGCATTTTCAGATGACACAAATTGTGGCATTAAAAATAAAAGTGGATCTCCTAAATTATTGATTTCAAAAAAAATATTTTGTTCATCACCCAAAAAATAATTTTTTGAAAAATTAAACTCGCTTTGAGACATACATATATATAGTCCAAAAAAAAATAA
Above is a genomic segment from Flavobacteriales bacterium TMED191 containing:
- a CDS encoding asparagine synthetase B; translation: MLKYFIYFFSITYLSLSQDILVPMDKSNQKNHLKAYGLAYWVLEQDIEVDWLLNYRGGSFMFSYHEAIEKECIYRGVSYETVSPVEKNNIYIEIAHPQNNYDIIKLEKAPKIAVYSPKNKQPWDDAVTMVLEYAEIPYDIIYDEEINNNLLPLYDWLHLHHEDFTGQYGKFYRSFKNASWYINQKRIFEENAQKQGFSKVSKQKLNIVKKIQEYTAGGGFLFAMCSATDTYDIALSADKVDICEYMFDGDPIDKNAQEKLNYNNSFAFENFKLVTDPLVYEYSNIDVTSTRNIQEENDYFTLFEFSAKWDPIPTMLCQNHTNIVKGFIGQTTAFNKDLIKTNVLILGENKSLNEARYIHGEFGLGTWTFYGGHDPEDYKHRVGDPKTELALYPNSPGYRLILNNILFPAAKKKKRKT